The Salvia splendens isolate huo1 chromosome 20, SspV2, whole genome shotgun sequence nucleotide sequence TTCATTCATCAGACATCAGCTATGAAagggaaatgaacaatttggaAAAGGATGCTAAAAACATGTTAACAAATGCACACTTGAATGAAAAGCACATGGTTGTAAGGTTGAAACATACACTTATACATGCAATTATGTTATGCATCATCACACTTCCAAGAGCGAGAAAATTACTCCGAACTTGGGTAAGTCGGAATCCAGCGCTATAAAATCCTTCTCTTACCCCTTCTTGGTCATGGCTGCAAGTCTTGTGTACATCTTGGCCATAGACTGGAATCCTCTGACGTCACCAGACCGGAGAAGGTTGCCTATGCAATGACAGCCAACCAGAAACACATCACTAAAACTACTCCTAAACAAATCACAAGACAAGCTAGACTTCCCCAAATCACATGTTCAGAAAATTAGATTGTTGCATGTTCTTGAGAGCGGGAATCTGAATTCAAATAATTTTAAGTGCCATTTCAAACTTATCTCAATGTTTCTTGGAAGCTGTAAAACTACTCAGAAAGTACCACAATACCACACGGGTAGTTTATGAAGGAATCTGGGGGGAAATACCTGAATCACAGTTCAGCGGGCTATCAGCCTCTGGATGAGCCATCAGAGCGATTATAGCTCGACAAACTGATTGCAGCGTCCATGCTggactccaagcattcttcaaTATATCAAGGCAAATCTCACCTGTCTGCAGGAAAACAAAAATCACAGCTTTAAAATTATTCCATATGACATCTGCTATCTCAAATAAAAACATCAACAGAAAATGCCAATAGGCCATGCTTCATCTTTATATGGTAAGTTAACAATGATCGCAGAAGTGTAAGTGACATGGTCAAGTTCAAGGATTTTTAGCTATGATATTGCGGGCTAATAGTATGCCACGACCATAAGCATGTGCAGATGCTTACGAAGTTCAACTCATTACATTCATTTAGTCATATATACCCAAAGCATTACAATCTCAATCATTTCATGTCACAAACTATGGCATCATTTGGATCCTTAGTTTCGTCACTCAAAGCATACGTGCTGTTTCTAATGCAGAATTTTTAAGTTCCACAAACAACTATACAGACAGAATTCCAGCATATTTCATCATCTACCTTGTTCAGTGAGACTAGAAATTATCGCTTTGTCTGAAGACAATATACCTTAAAACTTTAGGAAAGACAGTAAATACCTTGAAATGCACATTTGGATGGAATATTTTGGTTAAGAACCGAACTTGAGGTGGCTGCAAAGGATACTGCTCAGGTACAGAGAAAGCAAGCTGGAAAACTCCACCCTCATAAGGAGTTTCGGATGGCCCCTACGTATCACAGAAGTAATATTTTATCAGATGCTCTACTTGGAAAACGTCTCATGGCACACAACGAAGAACAAGAAACAGTAAAATGTACCTTTATGAGTGCAGTCCATTTAAATATGTTTGAATCATCACAAACGAGTTGGATATCAGGATCTGCCGTTTTCTCTCGCTGCACTTCTTTGTATTCCTTAAAGAGCCTTGCCCTTGATGCCTATTTTAAGAGCATTGACTCAATTCGAAAAGTTCTCAAATCTCAACAAAGACTTAGcattggataatttgatagttGAGGCCTTTTCGCAAATAAAAGGCATGAAATCCAAGTCTCATCGTCAAAGAATACGCTTCAAGAATCTATTCCTCCAGTTCAGTGAACCCCCTTCTAAAAATAACAATCCTGATAGATAGTGACCAAAAGTAATTCACTCTCCCACTGCCTCCCAATTTATAATTCTTTAACTTATGGATATCTGTTCAGATCAATTCTCAAGCAAGACCCATTATTTTCGTATTAAGTTTGCAGTTGAACTCGAGTTGGTATCTTATTTCAGCTGGATATTCAGTTAGAATGTCAACATAGTTTAGTAATAACTTTCAACTCGCCTCCTTATCCCTTCCAATAGAGGCATGAGTACAACAATGGTGTAATCATACAAAGTTGAGCTacaaaactaaacaaaaaacaaatttcGTCAAAATGAAGTGGAAGCCTAACAGAAATTTCAACATTCTAGGGTTACCACCAACATGCGAAACAACGAATTTGTATAAATTTGTGAAATGGAATCTATTCCCAATCATACGAAAAGATAGGTTAAGATTGAAAACCGAAATCATCACAACACTGAAAGCGGTCAATAATACTAACCTGCATTTTGAACAACGGCTTTTGCTATTAAATTCACACCAATTCTCAGGTACGGTCTGCATCAATTGAAGAAAAAATCGAACTTTTAATCAACAATTAGCAATATTATGCTACCGATCACAAAACCGAAAGGCCGAGAATCAGTTAAACAGATACACAGAAGCGATTTTCTCTggctaaaaaaaataatcaaacaaaACGAAAAATCCTGATTCTAACTCAACGCAATCGCAAATTCacatgaaaaaaaatacttaccGTAGTGAATTGATGAGGCTCAGCTGAATTGAGATGGAAACTTGAGAATGAAAAACGTCACAGAGAGGGAAGGAAAAGGAGCTCTATGTGGAGAAGCTGTAATCATATGCATTACGGCGCACCGTACTCCCAGGAACCGGTAATCCTCTGTGTGACGGCGCATTACGCCAAAGAACGCATTCTACAAACTCACTCATTAATTGTAATTTTtatggccatgtttggttggcgggaagTTGGTAAGGAAAATGATTGCTGGGAAAATaaatcccgggaatatgatttctaataactttactttctcgtgtttgaaaaatatcaagatttgaaagtatatatttgatttaaacactaaactaaaaatatacttatcattttttatttataaaaaataatagtaatacatattatttaataaattattaattacaaatgataataattatattattttatttattattacgatggatagtttaaatatggattatacatcataatatataataatataataataaataagattattattattattattattattattatcatatttacttaatttttaattgaataaattttataatttaaaatttcactacaattttattgttaattactaatttataaattaataactattatattattatataattataattatatttaattatttaataaattattattattattattattattattacgataataaaaataaaaataaatattaataatatagttataattatgataatttgaattatagttatttattatcctgaaattaagtatggtttatacttttaaattatttttaaaatattgtaataaataataacgatgatgatgatgatgatgatgatgatgatgatgatgatgatgatgatgataataaattttactatattgcattaaatatgtaagaatcctaaaactgagaaaaagaatacctaagaaaagttaggattcagaatcctggaaagttgtactaacttttcttgtttcaggattttgattactttcccagtttgattaaaaacggaaacaaacacaggaatttaaaatttaaggaatcaaattactttcccagacagaatcttgacaaccaaacatggcctatgtgtaattttttttttcaaccaACTGAATTACGCTTTAAAAATATCTATATTACGGAATGCATGCATTACAATGATCATATATTTATGCAATTTATTGTTCTATATTAGTTTATAGATTTTGGTGTTGTTTCTCATTGATTTGCgactttcctttcttttcccttctttcttagagcatccgcatcgctGCTTTCTCTGACGGACGGCGCCTATGCCGCTGACGGGGCTTTGTGCTGTCCGCCGTTGTGCACTTGTCGCTGGCACGGCTCTGCTCGATACATAGAGCACATCCATGCCGCTGAGCAAGCTGACGTGGCGCGACGGGATTGGCCAACAGCaaagccgttggcattttcaatttttttaaaaaaaattgaatttaatttaaaaaatattttttacataaaaaaaatattttcccacttcccaataaattatatccgttttctcctcactttaaatttatttttcaattttttccccaaaattcacattttcatctataaataccaccactttcacacaaaaaaattcttaccacactacacaattctcatctaaattctcttatcaattctcaatctttcactgttacaaaaaaaaatgttcgGCTCCGGTGATCACCCATCAGACTCCCGCgattggaaccacgaatggttcggctcacaaccattccctagtccggaaacaCAATTCTCAGCCCCttctcaaacccaaggttctaaAGTTCTGGGTGGCTACCgaccttacccggtggacgaccaagatgcccctgATGGGTACCCGAACCCGGATCGGGgagcggcggctctcaaactcctcctcctcctcgtggtgtccgcaccccgtacaccccgaaccaaagcggggatagTTTTAGGTGGCGCGTCTcccgccggtacaatgaaaaccgcccgGATGGAACCATCgtgcgcaatgagagtatggtgcgcaatgccatcttcagaggcaacgaagaaatccaaaagttccaaggGTATTACCtacaggaagagcggtcggcggggagcggcaggagcgagctcgacatcgtcagtgccgccttggcgacctaccaatcccaacattacaaaccattcaagtacctcagctcttggcaggaggtgcgtgtgcatccgaagtataagggagacgtatcatcctcctccagctcctccagcaaacggtcgaggtcggtatccctatccgacgccggcgaggatgaggtggctagccagcttacCGGAGCTAACTTGAGTATCCCCGAtgccggcccgagcagttcccaacgccgtccgcaaggaaggaagaaggcgacggccaaccgccgtcgcgccgcgactccatccgcccccgctccatttgtgccacctcaacccccccaCAAattcgttgtggacccttttgactcaactcaatttggccaataggtcaaatatgactcccgagcaacttgattcacatttggcaattATACGGGTCTCTGAAAAACATTGAGGATAGGGCCAGAAGACTAGTCTTCCATTGGGGTATTTtgtagcctttaattatgtatttttattttttagtattttaattatgtattttttattttttggattttaattatgtaaatttttatttttaggattttaattttgtaatttttattttttaggatttaattatgtaatttttagtaatgaaagtatttaaattaaataatggaatggtgggacccttgagcatgtccttgcggaagagtatggatgtgggtgttgtgctcctggagaagagcagggagtaaaaaattaataaaactggGTCGGAGCCCATATCCATGTTCTTGCCAAAGAGTACAGAAGTGGATGCTCGtagtactccatctgtccccaATAAATGTAAACAATATGTAATTTTATgcaatgttgttttgtgtgctAATTAGtaagaaataaagtagaaatcagataaagttatttctattttataaatGGTTGATTTTGATTGAGACAATCACCTTCTACTTTGGAACGGGGGAGTACTAATATGCGTCTCGTATAGTAATTTTAAATACGTGTTATAATGTATGCTCATCTATGCTGTTACTCACCCAACCAAAgcaaaaagagagaaaaatgtttctttcttttataCGAGTTTCGTTTCTACAATGAAATGTACCTGATTCTAAGGGCAATCGCAATGGGGCACccgatggcgtccatcgtcctcgggtgcggacgatgcccacattgtgggtgcccgccatcgtccgcgcccgatgCATCTATTGCTTGGAAGGTAATAATCCAAACCGGTGGACTACAAACAATAGTTGAGATATCTTGAaaactaaattattttatacatttattaagatgataatgtgataaaaatgataatttatgattaaaaagtaGAATTCGGTGAAAAGAGAATTTGCTTCTTCGAGTTATTAAGATGATTATGTTGTGTGattgaaatgaaggttttttataaatgtattaatttttataaatgtattaatttttaattcgtattgtaattttttaatttttataaatgtattaatttttaatcaatgcaatcttcgcCGATTTTCAGTTACtcattgtgttttttaattagtttgcattacatatttgaaaacatttaaattaattaacaaaacaatagtaaatatatagggcgcgccttagggcgccacattgcaggtgggggtaggaggataaaactgatgacgtggcgcgccatagggcacGCCTTAgagcgccccattgctaatggcctAATGACAAGAaatccataacaaaaaaaaagaaaagaagaggtGATAAATTGCAGGCAACACGGCGCAAGGAGGTGAAGAATATATATGCAGCAGGCCACGCGAGTTAGCAAACAAAATAGCAAAAGTCAAGGCAAATGAAACCATGTATCTCTTCACATGCTCTCAGCTCAACCTGGTGCTGTCTTCCCCGGTTTGAATTTAGAGATGTCGACAAGAATGCTCGACACTGGATTCTTCAGCCTGCTGTCGTCCCTCAGATATGGTTTGCTGAGCAAAGTAGGCATATTGCATTTGATTTTGGCGTTGTGGGTAGCCATAACCAGCAGGCATTTGGTTGTTGTACATGTGCTGAGGATTATACATGTATCCCGTCTGGGGAGGATACAGAACAACGGGTTGGGGGGTAGCTGCGGGTTCTGCATCAGATAAGGATGCATTGCTGTGAAGTGGCTACTGTTATACACACCAAGTGCCGCCTGATCATGGCTGACCTGTAAGATAAGCTCCGCTAGGCGATGGTTGGTATGATTTACTATTCCTTCAGTTGCTTGGCTGGTTTACTGCTGTCAAGTTCTGCTTCCCATGGCGGAGGGGGGAGAGAGTCACTTGCCTCAGCGCCTATCAcaccaaaacataaaatataggTACGATTCTGGTTCAGCTTACAACCTCTTTTTTGGTATAGTTTAcataaaatcaagaaaacatGATGATACCAtaaggaggaggaagaggaggaggagtcgACAGCTGGTTGTTATTACTATCTGAAAACATGTCGATGAGAGGAAGAGCATTGTGCTGTGAAGCAACGGGGCTAGTTGGTTGAGGATGTCCCACGGGAACAAGTGCCACACAAAATTATTTGTCTCGATGAgaccaaaaataataataaaattacaaacaGCCATATGAAAACTGTTGTATGCCAAAATATTATGTTGATACCTTATCGAATTTTCAGTATATTGCAAATAGGTGATATGTATAGTATTTCATATTAAAAAttgcggtataccaaaaattcggcatgattaattttttttatactattaCCGTACTGTTATTGCAGTATATCGCACTTTTACGGTATACTAAAGTACGGTACGGTACACCATAATATCGTTATGaaaaaaaactattttatatacaaaatattttaaaatactatGCTTTTCgaatattttatcttttttaattctattttacataaaatatattaaatataatataatataatatttaaataatattcaaCATATACGAGAAAAAAAATCGGTATACCACAGTGCACTGCGGTACAGGGAAATTGATATTGTTACTATACGGTATCATACCATACCTAAAATTGTCATATACCAAAAATACCAGTATTTCGGGTATATTTTTAGTACGGTAAGTacaatatttcaatatttttcttcATCTCTAGACTAAATTATCaacattttaaattcaaattaaactaATGGCAACTTCTTCCCTATGGTGGCATGTATTTCACCTCAGTGAATGGAACTCTCACATCATCGCTGCACCGAAATTTAAACTTAGTTAATTCCTTGAAAACTAATTTGGCTACTCACGCGGGCATTTGTAAGTCAACTTAGTTTCATATTGTGGTGATTAGGacataattttacaatttgtaaTTCTAATATTCTAAAAAATCTTTCAGTTTATTGGAAGAGTTATGAGTTGGGTAGACTTTTAGCTCAGGTCAAAGTTCGAAATTGATTTACTGTTTCATTTTATTGTATGAATTCTCTggttagaaatgagtcactcactcCTTAAAAGGTCTTATATATATGCACaaatacaaacaaataaaatgctAGACACTAACTAATAAAGGAAGACAATATCAACtaattacatttttatttttaatttcaacactccccctcaagatGGAAGCAAAACAAATGTTATCATCTTGGAAAGGAAGCATCAAACTAAGAAGAGAACTACAAGCAACTAAGATTTATTCTAACTCCGTGTCAAGGAAAGATGAACTTGATCAATTGCAAACAATCACTTTGCTGGAACTGAGCATCTTCTGCCCCTAGAAGAGTTCTTTGCTGTGCAACAACTACAAATGCAACTTTTGAAGCCATAATATCAGTACTTCTTGAATCAGATACATGATAAACtcgtattttaactgttttattggacATTAAACATGATCTTTTGTGTGCTTTCATTGCATTAGCTTAGAGTTTatgtccatatttcactataaatgtgctttgatgagtttatctagtgtttgaagttaaaatatataaaaaatggtcaaaatgagccaagacGAGGCTGGGGTCTACTTTAAACATTAATCTGCCTATCAAGatggggtccaaatcctattttgagatgaccattgtcttcatcatcgaaagagcttcgcgtgggtacctcacacgccccaatcggagttcggataaGAGAGATAtgccgatctacgaaagccgcgctGTCCAAAAAAATCTcacgcggccgggtgaattattaccctataattccacccggccgggtgtctcAAATTCGTCAGAAACTGGTCGAAAatcatcacccggccgggtgatttttaccctttataattccacccggctgAGTACGTTGTTTTGTCgtatttttatgccaaaaatGCGATTTTTTTATGGGGATTAAAAGGAGAAAAAGGCCAGGGTTGCAGTCTACGCGATTCATTCTACACCGACCGCTTCCAACACTCACACATACCCCGAAGAAcactttgagagagagaattgaagattgaagacttccAATCGGAAGATTGAAGTTGACATTCCGTAGATTCATTCTTACAGGAGTATCTTAATCTTTTCTTCATGTATTTCGTAGAATCTTTTGTTTCAAACATGGTTTTTATgaagaacatgagtagctaaacatatcttgtagaattcttggtgatgatgcactgatttcatagtttttatccgattgattttgttcttgccttgctcttgtagttatttgattattcttgggtttcTTCCTTTCAATTGATTGATCACCAATTgcttgtgtaggattaattagattaatcgggagatgaaataattaatctggaaataagaaaaatgcacaccttaatacaatagaactcgggagagttgaggttttgagtgaggtcattgacctaattgagcttttgggagttaggagtgtaggattagaaggggacttcgatcctagcacctaatctacaggtttctcacattgggagggggtttaatcaataattgtggtcggcttagtaactctagagacaccaaaaggtaaggcgaatcgattggataagagcttggaattgtgcatcggatccttgagttctgcaattttctccatattatcttcTCACATCCTTTTCACACCGTGTTTCCTTGTTCTTAATTGTTACTTGCTtactatatgcttttattagttgttagaacaaaccaaacttttcttgattgtctagatagtagttgatttttgttcgtggtagttaagttgatacaaaattgtctATGTGGGATACtatactcttgcttactaattgctacactagtctcatacacttgcgggtatcacttgtgttaaaataagttgagtcaataCACCATATCACAAACCACACAATATGCCAGATGCACACACATCCTTAGCTTAGCAGAAAAACTAAATTTGATCTCAACTCCCCCATAGCAAGAAATTCATCTTGAGCAAGACTAAGAACAATCAGTCTCAATTTCCAATCCCATTCCAGCGCATCAAGCTCAACAATCAAATGATTTAGACCATCCACATCAATATCATTAGGTACTTATAGCTTCTACCAAGTGATTTGGATTTTAATGCTAGCATTCATAAGATCTATCAGATTATCCACAGATAAACACTGATCCAGCAGATCCCCAGCAAAAAACTGAGATGCCTTTCCAACACCATCTTTTAAACCAACAtcaacaccaacaccaacaccaaaTAGCCTTTCCTCCTCACCCAAAcaaacaacaaatctggcaaaCTGACTTCTCAATGAAgatcaaaaacacatttcaaaCATCCATGAACCAGGCTTGAAACAGATCCAACCGAACAATCGgtgaacaacaaaacaaacatccGACATACAATCGGAAAATCAGAGATAAATCTGAAAACATATTCAGATTCAACAACAAATTTGAGAAAACATATTCTCAAACCGAAACACTCAACCGATTTTATTCGGAGAGATACAAACTTAGATCATACAAATCCAATTAACAAAGGATACAAACTTGGATCATACAAATCCAATGAGCAAACGAAAACGAGGGAGAAAACAGATTCGAAATTTCAGATCTGCGGAAATTAACGccgaagagagagaaaaaaacatGACAGACTTTGCGGAAGAACTACAGCGGGAAACAACAACATATCCGGCCTGAAGAACTCTCCCGGAACAATAAGCAGAAAATTCTCACGAAATCACAAACCCTAGCTCTATGAAAAAAAGGCAAACGAAAAATCAAAAAATGATAGAGAAGATAGAGGTAATCAGAGGTG carries:
- the LOC121782121 gene encoding protein PEROXIN-4 gives rise to the protein MQASRARLFKEYKEVQREKTADPDIQLVCDDSNIFKWTALIKGPSETPYEGGVFQLAFSVPEQYPLQPPQVRFLTKIFHPNVHFKTGEICLDILKNAWSPAWTLQSVCRAIIALMAHPEADSPLNCDSGNLLRSGDVRGFQSMAKMYTRLAAMTKKG